A genomic stretch from Candidatus Eisenbacteria bacterium includes:
- a CDS encoding glycosyltransferase: MKSRRMVRGFCRLGEKSGVFPFVTSRVGPLISGPQASIVTFHDVWARGDELSYGISPEALEESIRYVTKHFNVVPLSHVLDAIEGKRELTPPALAITFDDGRRSFLTHAVPVLRNHGVSAAVSIVTKTLEPSFVIWTDLVEELVACLENVRLPKYLDYVESLETGTFPLKRAAVIRLKAYLRYLPARRRQAAVRELLRVNDVKERELPCSRLYLSREDVLQLLESGMEICSHSHSHEVFSLLSKEEARSELLTSKHILEEIAGKKVDCFAFPSGTRADFRPLDVSLAREAGYRAVLSTVRGVVRLSSGAFLLPRIEAPGGYEELPLPVFSCLSAVESVLCAKRERTLKSLAAHDGRINVLYVIDSLHPQYAGGTETQLESTISNADRDLVNPFLCTLRGVVTSDFKCPVTILGVAKLLDPGFVSGLWRLTRLMRKQRINVVHLSFFDSVVLGTLAARLARVPVIITSRRGIRSLAFTWPQVVFVRMLDTLATCVLSNSHAVEESVRADEKIPRHKALVIHNGMVAPQGVALPAHEAKLGLELKPGELCVGMVANLRYVKGVDVFIAAASVVFKEEPLSRFCIFGEGELREELENLASSLGIAGAVTFFGFRRDAHTLIPGFDVAVISSRSEGCANALLEYCSAGSAIVATDVGGNAEIVADCESGLLVQSDDPAMLGRGILRLLRDSHLRTWLGSHARMEADQKFLFRDALRQLWCLYWRLMQPRSGSIPKGS; this comes from the coding sequence GTGAAAAGTCGTCGCATGGTGCGTGGTTTTTGCCGACTGGGCGAGAAGTCGGGCGTCTTTCCATTCGTAACGTCGCGTGTCGGCCCTTTGATCTCCGGCCCGCAAGCGTCGATCGTCACTTTTCACGACGTCTGGGCCAGGGGCGATGAACTGTCCTACGGCATCTCGCCTGAGGCGCTCGAAGAGAGTATCCGCTACGTCACCAAACATTTTAACGTGGTTCCTCTGAGCCACGTACTTGACGCAATAGAGGGCAAGAGGGAACTCACGCCCCCGGCACTTGCGATCACCTTCGACGACGGTAGAAGGAGTTTTCTCACTCATGCGGTTCCCGTTCTGCGAAATCACGGCGTCAGCGCGGCGGTTTCCATAGTCACAAAAACACTTGAGCCTTCCTTCGTTATATGGACCGATTTGGTGGAGGAGCTCGTGGCCTGCTTGGAGAATGTGCGTCTTCCCAAGTATCTTGACTACGTTGAGTCACTCGAAACCGGCACTTTCCCGCTCAAGAGGGCCGCAGTAATAAGACTCAAAGCGTATCTCCGATATCTTCCTGCCCGCAGGAGGCAGGCTGCGGTGAGGGAATTGCTCAGAGTGAACGACGTCAAGGAAAGGGAACTCCCCTGCTCGCGACTCTATCTCTCCCGGGAAGACGTACTCCAACTGCTTGAATCGGGGATGGAGATCTGTTCTCACAGTCACTCTCATGAAGTCTTCTCCTTGCTCTCCAAAGAAGAGGCCAGGAGTGAGCTCCTCACGTCCAAGCACATTCTCGAGGAAATTGCCGGGAAGAAGGTGGACTGTTTCGCATTTCCGAGTGGAACAAGAGCGGATTTCCGGCCGCTCGACGTTTCTCTCGCTCGGGAAGCCGGGTATCGTGCGGTCTTGTCAACCGTGCGTGGCGTCGTGAGGCTGTCCAGTGGCGCGTTCCTTCTCCCGCGCATCGAGGCACCCGGCGGATACGAGGAACTACCGCTGCCTGTGTTTTCGTGTCTCTCCGCCGTCGAGTCAGTCCTATGTGCGAAACGCGAAAGGACACTGAAATCTCTGGCCGCGCACGACGGGCGAATCAACGTGCTTTACGTAATTGACTCTCTGCATCCACAATATGCGGGTGGAACGGAGACTCAACTCGAAAGCACCATCAGCAACGCCGACAGGGATCTAGTGAATCCCTTCCTGTGCACCCTTCGGGGCGTCGTTACGTCCGATTTCAAATGCCCGGTAACGATACTTGGAGTCGCCAAGCTACTCGACCCCGGCTTTGTCTCGGGTCTGTGGCGTCTGACCAGACTGATGAGGAAGCAAAGAATAAACGTTGTCCACCTGTCGTTCTTTGACTCCGTCGTGCTGGGCACTCTGGCGGCGCGTCTGGCGCGAGTACCGGTGATAATAACCAGCAGGAGAGGCATCAGAAGTCTCGCGTTCACGTGGCCGCAGGTAGTGTTCGTCAGAATGCTCGATACGCTCGCCACGTGCGTTCTCTCCAACTCGCACGCCGTAGAAGAATCCGTGCGGGCAGACGAGAAGATCCCCCGGCACAAAGCTCTGGTGATTCACAACGGTATGGTTGCGCCTCAGGGCGTGGCACTGCCGGCACACGAGGCCAAGCTGGGGCTTGAACTCAAGCCGGGAGAACTCTGCGTGGGGATGGTAGCCAATCTCAGATACGTGAAAGGCGTGGACGTGTTTATCGCAGCGGCGTCGGTCGTCTTCAAGGAAGAGCCCCTGTCACGCTTCTGCATATTCGGGGAGGGAGAGCTTCGCGAAGAGCTGGAGAATCTTGCCTCGTCACTGGGCATCGCTGGGGCAGTGACGTTCTTCGGTTTCAGGCGGGACGCACATACACTGATTCCAGGCTTTGACGTGGCGGTGATTTCTTCGAGAAGCGAGGGCTGCGCCAACGCCCTGCTGGAGTATTGCTCTGCCGGTTCCGCCATCGTCGCAACTGACGTGGGTGGAAATGCTGAGATAGTGGCCGACTGTGAAAGCGGCTTGCTGGTTCAGTCGGACGATCCCGCCATGCTCGGGAGGGGAATACTGAGGCTTCTCAGGGACTCTCACCTGCGTACGTGGCTGGGGTCGCACGCGAGAATGGAGGCGGATCAGAAATTCCTGTTCAGGGACGCGCTCAGACAGTTGTGGTGTCTTTACTGGAGACTGATGCAACCCAGGAGTGGTTCAATACCGAAAGGTAGCTAG
- a CDS encoding GNAT family N-acetyltransferase, whose translation MQIVEITDYESFLRLESEWNGLLRGHSDEKPFYMHQWFRIWWDSFGTKKKLYVLVARQEQKVLAIAPLMISRGSYMGFPMRIIEFMANHQSPKIDFIFPPDNTAGAEKILDHLWRRNNWDLLKLEDILESSPVIDLIEKKCGDARLLWGKRMIRLSPYISIQSDWNSFLATRSRKFRKNMRNRQRRLGESGDFRIEEHSQIDDLDGLLAQIQNVTRKSWQGGRGSSAFSTKESLNFYVNLARWANQERFLVLWLLILNSIPIAYEYHLRSGQTEFGLKAEYDERFKQGSPGGVLDQFIVESLFDRGLKTYDLLGYDDPYKMCWTESVHRHVRYYILKNRAYARMPFWLDFRLRDYLRRFGILVRLKKMVLSNT comes from the coding sequence ATGCAGATAGTCGAAATCACCGATTACGAGAGTTTTCTACGACTGGAATCCGAATGGAACGGACTCTTGCGCGGCCACTCGGACGAAAAGCCGTTCTACATGCATCAGTGGTTCAGGATCTGGTGGGACAGCTTCGGCACGAAGAAAAAACTCTATGTTCTGGTTGCCAGGCAGGAGCAGAAGGTCCTGGCCATAGCTCCGCTGATGATCTCGAGAGGGTCCTACATGGGATTCCCCATGAGGATCATCGAATTCATGGCCAACCACCAGTCGCCCAAGATCGACTTCATCTTTCCGCCGGACAATACGGCCGGCGCGGAGAAGATTCTCGACCATCTGTGGAGAAGAAACAACTGGGATCTGCTCAAGCTGGAAGACATATTGGAGAGTTCGCCGGTCATCGATCTGATCGAGAAGAAGTGCGGAGACGCCCGGCTTCTCTGGGGCAAGAGAATGATCCGCCTGTCCCCCTACATTTCCATTCAATCCGATTGGAACAGCTTTCTGGCCACACGCTCCAGGAAATTCAGAAAGAACATGAGAAATCGACAGCGGCGACTGGGAGAATCGGGGGACTTTAGAATAGAGGAGCACTCACAGATAGACGATCTTGACGGCCTGCTGGCGCAAATTCAGAACGTCACCCGAAAAAGCTGGCAGGGCGGCAGAGGCAGCTCCGCTTTTTCCACTAAGGAAAGTCTGAATTTTTACGTTAACTTAGCTAGATGGGCGAATCAGGAGCGATTCCTGGTGTTGTGGCTATTGATATTGAATTCCATTCCCATAGCGTATGAATACCACCTGCGTAGTGGTCAAACGGAGTTCGGTCTCAAGGCGGAATATGATGAACGCTTCAAGCAGGGTTCGCCGGGGGGCGTGTTGGACCAATTCATCGTAGAGAGTCTGTTCGACCGAGGGTTGAAGACGTACGACCTCCTGGGTTACGACGATCCTTACAAGATGTGCTGGACTGAATCGGTCCACAGACACGTGAGGTACTACATCCTGAAGAACAGAGCTTACGCGCGAATGCCTTTCTGGCTCGACTTCAGACTGAGAGACTATCTCAGGAGGTTCGGGATTCTCGTGCGGCTCAAGAAGATGGTTTTGTCCAACACTTGA
- a CDS encoding glycosyltransferase has product MRRTKILFVIDHVGHIGGGTEGQLSKLVNGLDRNEFEVHLAVLRHSSWIETGYFDCPKFVVGITSFRNPGAWLKIRRLVAFIRNEKFDIVQTYFPDSNLAGVMAARWGRARKIVSTQRNLGHDLNRSRILALKVVSTRVDRYLVNCQAVRESLILKLGVPRDKVGVIYNGIEYQKFGRVTDKSPNELKQELGVRDGELTVGLVSNLRPIKNIEGFLCAAAQVAGDVPQARFLIVGDGEAAETRRLRRLSDDLGIGRKVTWTGVVEDVTPYLDVLDLGVLSSRSEGLSNTILEYMASGLPVVAASVGGTPELVVEGEGGFLVPPDDSAALAEKITLLLNDAGLRNAMGKTNQRIVREKFSLTQMIDRHRECFRQLLDH; this is encoded by the coding sequence ATGAGAAGAACTAAGATACTGTTCGTCATCGATCACGTCGGTCACATTGGCGGTGGAACGGAAGGGCAGCTTTCGAAACTCGTCAACGGTCTGGATCGGAATGAATTTGAAGTGCATCTGGCGGTGCTTAGGCACAGCTCTTGGATCGAGACCGGTTACTTCGACTGTCCCAAGTTCGTCGTAGGAATTACTTCCTTCAGGAATCCCGGCGCCTGGCTGAAGATCCGACGACTGGTAGCCTTCATACGGAACGAGAAGTTCGACATAGTGCAAACCTATTTTCCCGATTCGAATCTGGCGGGCGTGATGGCCGCCAGATGGGGTAGGGCGAGGAAAATCGTCTCCACCCAACGCAACCTGGGACACGATCTGAATCGCAGTCGAATCCTTGCGTTGAAAGTAGTGAGTACCAGGGTGGATCGCTACCTGGTCAACTGCCAGGCGGTCAGGGAGAGCTTGATTCTGAAGCTGGGCGTTCCTCGAGACAAGGTGGGCGTCATCTACAACGGAATAGAATATCAGAAATTCGGAAGAGTTACCGACAAGTCGCCCAACGAGCTCAAACAAGAACTGGGTGTTCGAGACGGGGAACTGACCGTGGGGCTAGTGTCGAATTTGCGGCCGATCAAGAATATCGAGGGCTTCTTGTGCGCGGCCGCCCAAGTGGCCGGGGACGTTCCTCAAGCCAGGTTCCTGATAGTGGGCGACGGGGAAGCGGCAGAAACTCGGCGACTGAGACGGCTCTCCGATGACTTGGGAATAGGACGGAAGGTAACGTGGACGGGAGTTGTTGAGGATGTGACTCCCTATCTTGACGTGTTGGATTTGGGCGTCTTGTCTTCTCGATCTGAGGGACTGTCCAACACCATCCTGGAGTATATGGCCAGCGGGTTGCCCGTCGTAGCTGCGTCGGTCGGGGGCACGCCGGAGCTCGTGGTAGAGGGAGAGGGTGGTTTCCTGGTTCCGCCTGACGATTCCGCGGCGTTGGCCGAGAAGATCACGTTGCTTCTGAATGACGCCGGACTCAGAAACGCGATGGGGAAGACAAATCAAAGAATCGTCCGGGAGAAGTTCTCTCTGACGCAGATGATAGACCGTCATCGAGAGTGTTTTCGTCAACTTCTAGACCATTAG
- a CDS encoding GNAT family N-acetyltransferase — MVWVSSLVERALETRRNEGARALLREIRRRIWNYQRAIWMVRDLSVTFPANTTSAPVEIDFSRPEETTAWLLRQHMPGTVDPRELELAEKLRHLLPHVRMEGEIVGYMKIGFERVYVLDFKKEFDLPPGVAFIYDTYVDPRLRGKNVAPFLIDRVSGLMKEKGYTEIYCHIRVKNLASIKAYQKCSFKPVRVISWFALLGLSFFSFPPEKMWMSQSKGR, encoded by the coding sequence GTGGTTTGGGTCAGTTCGCTAGTCGAGAGGGCTCTGGAGACCCGCAGAAACGAAGGTGCACGGGCGCTCCTGCGAGAAATCCGTCGGAGAATCTGGAACTACCAGAGAGCGATCTGGATGGTGAGGGACTTGTCGGTAACTTTTCCTGCAAACACGACCTCGGCTCCGGTCGAGATAGATTTTTCCCGGCCGGAGGAGACGACGGCCTGGCTCTTGAGACAACACATGCCGGGAACCGTTGACCCCAGGGAGCTAGAGCTTGCCGAGAAGCTAAGGCATCTCTTGCCCCACGTTAGAATGGAAGGCGAGATCGTGGGATACATGAAGATCGGGTTCGAGCGAGTCTACGTTCTGGACTTCAAGAAAGAGTTCGACCTCCCGCCCGGCGTGGCCTTCATCTATGATACCTACGTGGACCCGAGGCTGAGAGGAAAGAACGTTGCTCCCTTTCTGATCGATAGAGTTTCCGGGCTCATGAAGGAGAAGGGATACACGGAGATTTATTGTCACATTCGCGTCAAGAACCTGGCGTCAATAAAGGCCTATCAGAAATGTAGTTTCAAGCCGGTGCGAGTCATCTCTTGGTTTGCTCTTCTTGGTTTGAGTTTCTTCAGCTTCCCACCCGAAAAGATGTGGATGAGCCAGTCGAAAGGACGGTGA
- a CDS encoding radical SAM protein — MISTFFGKVARQLGYLSRREIDYHLVKPRDALFFITYRCTSGCKTCSMWQRRQTGEELSLAEWQRTVDMCYGLGVKYIELFGGDALLRKEVVIPLISHIKKYPIEADLVTNCNLMDRATAEGLVQAGLDDLWLSVDGVGESQDLVRGKDGSYDKVLNCIEAVKRARGEKKRPLLHCNTTISKFNVDAFEKVLSFAEAVGLDLMHLEYAGEFLPEMVDHASINGIRPNPYYIFQGDSILVDQAQARTLKRKVRELKKEARGMRIALMTENVDCLKARNLVTGRFGNKKCYVARFKVTVDPYGNVLPCPFFGDYHLGNIRNEDLARIWRNEKHLSFIRNLGKIWSGFCRHCILGVQRNRTFRQLLLERTYRFMRNPRRWFGSVR, encoded by the coding sequence GTGATCTCAACTTTTTTCGGAAAAGTCGCTCGGCAACTGGGATATCTTTCTCGGCGAGAGATAGACTACCATCTCGTCAAACCGCGAGACGCGCTCTTCTTCATCACGTATCGCTGCACCTCCGGCTGTAAGACTTGCAGTATGTGGCAGAGGAGGCAAACCGGGGAGGAGCTTAGCCTGGCAGAGTGGCAACGAACCGTAGATATGTGTTATGGCCTGGGAGTAAAGTACATCGAGCTTTTTGGGGGAGATGCGCTTCTGCGAAAGGAAGTCGTGATTCCTTTGATTTCTCATATCAAGAAATACCCCATAGAAGCCGATTTGGTCACGAATTGTAATCTTATGGATCGGGCCACGGCGGAGGGCTTGGTTCAAGCCGGTCTGGATGACCTGTGGCTGTCCGTCGACGGAGTTGGGGAGAGTCAAGACCTCGTAAGAGGTAAAGACGGTTCCTACGACAAGGTGCTAAACTGCATAGAAGCGGTCAAGAGAGCCCGAGGTGAGAAGAAGCGCCCGTTATTACACTGCAACACCACCATCTCCAAGTTCAACGTCGACGCGTTCGAGAAGGTCCTATCCTTTGCAGAGGCTGTGGGCCTGGATTTGATGCATTTGGAATACGCAGGCGAATTCCTTCCGGAGATGGTCGATCACGCAAGCATAAATGGTATCAGACCCAATCCATATTACATTTTCCAGGGAGACTCCATCTTAGTCGATCAAGCACAAGCCCGGACGCTGAAGCGGAAAGTGCGTGAACTGAAAAAGGAAGCGCGCGGCATGAGGATCGCTCTGATGACCGAGAACGTGGATTGTCTCAAGGCCCGAAACCTGGTCACGGGCCGATTCGGCAACAAGAAATGCTACGTCGCCCGCTTCAAGGTCACCGTTGACCCCTACGGCAATGTGCTGCCTTGTCCGTTTTTCGGTGACTATCATTTGGGAAACATCCGGAACGAAGACCTGGCACGGATATGGCGGAACGAGAAGCATCTCAGTTTCATACGAAATCTTGGCAAGATTTGGTCGGGTTTTTGCAGGCACTGCATTCTGGGAGTGCAAAGAAACCGGACCTTCCGGCAGCTCTTGCTGGAGAGAACCTACCGTTTCATGAGGAATCCGCGAAGGTGGTTTGGGTCAGTTCGCTAG
- a CDS encoding M6 family metalloprotease domain-containing protein: MSRRKLILSIFCLYTSFLCVPLSAFFAPSCLSMPLRPDLVDRLKAEGRLEEEGRIAREAYDRGVNHPPAVRPLIQASPSPERLLGTSATLTVERNAIVILVDFSDNTASTATYPPSHYSEMLFSEDSYPTRSMRDYYIENSYGQFAVGGAVTQWLRMPQTYAYYVDGQRGLLGAYPNNARKLAEDAVLAADAYVDFSQFDNDGPDGVPNSGDDDGYVDAVFVVHAGKGYEETLNPNHIHSHQWSTKSPITVDGVKVSTYSMEPDNGKIGVFSHEFGHVLGLPDLYDSGYDARGLGYWSVMAGGSWGNGGLTPTHFDAWSKSKLGFVTPQVCTTNVAAVSLPNAETSPTSYVVWTNGVYSREYFMVENRQQTLFDSYLLGSGLVVYHVDEEALGNNSQCCGACVLHCIVAVEQADGECDLENNTNSGDTGDPFPGSGGANNPNHVFDYSSTPNSRDYSDNDTQVAMDGITLAGGVVQMGVTVETLPAIKISGKAVHDTLALGSGNGDGILDPGETIDLSVELNNYGIDAEDVRAGLHTSDVFVTLISDTSAYGAIPANEIRSPEVPFELSLSSTCPIPHGIILDMNISGSPDYSVSRRFFVGVGDTVGFYDWGHSAVKDGYEDQWHLSTEKNHTTGDASCWKCGSTVLDNYANLMDAALYTTPFYVTEGTELTFWHWMEAEYYNASVAWDGGVVEISVAGGPWQIITPSGGYPYTMKACPECYSPFPAGTPCFSGISGVWKYERFILSGYPGPARVRFRFGTDVAETYRGWYIDDVALTNAQLTSVSEQSPPEVPTSLLAAYPNPFNPLTTIKFSVAANEGPAHLFICDVSGRLVKRLVDKVLPAGLYEVRWDGRDRRGSQVAGGIYLCRLETDRTSRAVKLVVLR; this comes from the coding sequence ATGAGCCGGCGGAAACTCATCCTGTCCATCTTCTGTTTGTATACCTCGTTTCTGTGCGTCCCGCTTTCTGCGTTTTTCGCCCCTTCATGCTTGTCGATGCCCTTAAGACCCGACCTCGTGGATAGACTCAAGGCCGAGGGACGGCTTGAGGAAGAAGGCCGAATTGCGAGGGAAGCCTATGACAGAGGCGTGAACCACCCGCCCGCAGTCCGACCTCTTATCCAGGCGTCTCCGTCGCCCGAGCGACTCCTGGGCACTTCGGCCACGCTGACGGTGGAAAGAAACGCGATCGTAATACTGGTTGATTTCTCAGATAACACGGCCAGTACCGCCACCTACCCCCCGTCACACTACAGCGAGATGCTCTTTAGTGAAGACAGTTATCCCACGCGCAGCATGAGAGACTACTACATCGAGAACTCCTACGGGCAGTTTGCCGTCGGAGGGGCGGTCACGCAATGGCTTCGGATGCCACAGACTTACGCCTACTACGTTGACGGGCAGCGCGGATTACTCGGAGCGTATCCCAATAACGCGCGGAAGCTCGCGGAAGACGCCGTGCTGGCCGCAGACGCTTACGTGGATTTCTCCCAGTTTGACAACGACGGGCCCGACGGCGTCCCGAATTCCGGCGACGACGACGGCTACGTGGACGCAGTTTTTGTCGTACACGCCGGGAAGGGATACGAAGAAACTCTCAATCCCAACCACATCCATTCGCACCAGTGGTCCACCAAGAGCCCGATCACGGTGGATGGGGTGAAGGTTTCCACCTACTCGATGGAGCCCGACAACGGCAAGATAGGAGTGTTTAGTCACGAGTTCGGCCACGTGCTCGGTCTGCCGGACCTCTACGACAGCGGCTACGACGCACGAGGGTTAGGATACTGGTCCGTCATGGCCGGTGGTTCGTGGGGAAACGGCGGGCTTACGCCCACACACTTTGACGCGTGGTCGAAGAGCAAGCTGGGTTTTGTGACGCCACAGGTGTGCACGACGAACGTGGCGGCGGTCTCTCTTCCGAACGCCGAGACGTCGCCGACCTCCTACGTCGTCTGGACGAACGGCGTCTACTCGAGGGAGTATTTCATGGTCGAGAACCGGCAGCAGACTCTCTTCGACTCCTACCTTTTGGGTTCCGGACTCGTCGTCTATCACGTGGACGAAGAAGCCCTCGGCAATAACAGCCAATGCTGCGGAGCGTGTGTCCTGCACTGCATCGTGGCCGTCGAACAGGCTGACGGCGAGTGCGATCTCGAAAACAACACGAATTCCGGCGACACGGGGGATCCCTTCCCGGGCTCCGGCGGGGCGAATAACCCCAACCATGTCTTCGACTATTCTTCTACTCCGAACAGCAGGGACTATTCCGACAACGACACGCAGGTTGCCATGGACGGCATCACTCTCGCCGGCGGTGTGGTTCAGATGGGGGTGACGGTAGAGACGTTGCCCGCAATCAAGATCAGCGGCAAAGCGGTGCATGATACTCTCGCACTCGGCTCGGGAAACGGCGACGGAATACTCGATCCGGGCGAGACGATAGACCTCTCTGTCGAACTCAACAACTACGGTATCGACGCGGAAGATGTGCGAGCCGGACTTCATACGTCTGATGTTTTTGTGACTCTGATCTCGGACACAAGCGCGTACGGAGCGATTCCTGCGAATGAAATCAGATCTCCCGAGGTACCGTTCGAGCTTTCTCTCTCGTCAACCTGTCCCATTCCCCACGGCATCATTCTTGACATGAATATTTCCGGCTCGCCCGACTATTCCGTCTCCAGAAGGTTCTTCGTGGGCGTGGGAGACACCGTGGGTTTCTACGACTGGGGTCACTCGGCCGTTAAGGATGGGTATGAAGACCAGTGGCATCTGAGTACTGAGAAGAACCACACGACCGGCGATGCAAGCTGCTGGAAGTGCGGCAGCACGGTTCTCGACAACTACGCCAATCTGATGGACGCCGCGCTCTACACCACTCCGTTCTATGTCACCGAAGGCACCGAGCTCACCTTTTGGCACTGGATGGAAGCCGAATACTACAACGCCTCTGTCGCCTGGGACGGCGGCGTGGTCGAAATCTCGGTGGCCGGAGGGCCGTGGCAAATCATCACTCCGTCCGGCGGCTATCCCTACACAATGAAGGCGTGCCCAGAATGCTACAGTCCTTTCCCGGCCGGGACTCCGTGTTTCTCGGGCATCTCGGGCGTCTGGAAATACGAGCGGTTCATCCTCTCCGGCTACCCGGGTCCGGCGAGAGTGAGATTCAGATTCGGGACCGACGTCGCCGAGACGTACAGAGGCTGGTACATCGACGATGTCGCCCTCACCAACGCACAGCTCACGTCCGTGTCCGAACAATCGCCGCCGGAGGTTCCTACAAGTCTCCTCGCCGCCTATCCCAATCCCTTCAATCCGCTCACGACCATCAAGTTTTCCGTTGCGGCAAACGAGGGTCCGGCACATCTCTTTATTTGTGATGTGAGCGGACGTCTCGTCAAGCGATTGGTGGACAAGGTACTTCCAGCCGGCTTGTACGAAGTGCGTTGGGACGGGCGAGACAGGCGCGGTTCCCAGGTCGCGGGCGGGATATACCTTTGCCGCCTCGAGACGGACCGGACGTCCCGGGCGGTCAAACTGGTGGTCCTCAGATAA
- a CDS encoding GNAT family N-acetyltransferase — protein MFHADIISNFDELGAYRAEWNQLLSRSNANIFLTWEWVSTWWEFFGTNSVLFVVAVRDAGGKLVGLAPLKISSRKTLGLFPVRLLEFIGYGSPVSPEYLDFIVAEQDYEEIVTEIVEALMRNKESWDVLYLSDVDANSPVLPLLKKLLSGGNVFVWQRNFNVCPYLRLPSSLDELLNSYSYKKRSAVKRTRKKLESSSAVKLVLAEDPASLPHAFEQAARLHRLSRQKKGETGNFCRKNYLAFHLKLSQVIAGNGWLYLAFLEVDQRPVAFRYGYLYGSKYYDYQTGYDPQFEKNRVGAAMLGYVVEDLIAKSVREFDFLRGEHEYKWHWTKEFRRTVLFCGFQRGLAGLPLLVWWPVKERIKRLFLPHKSEVSHEKN, from the coding sequence ATGTTCCACGCCGACATCATTTCCAATTTTGACGAGCTTGGAGCTTACAGGGCAGAGTGGAATCAGCTCCTGTCCCGGAGCAACGCAAACATCTTTCTGACCTGGGAATGGGTTTCGACCTGGTGGGAATTTTTTGGGACGAACTCCGTTCTTTTTGTAGTCGCGGTCAGGGATGCCGGCGGGAAACTGGTCGGTCTTGCCCCCTTGAAGATAAGCTCACGAAAGACGCTCGGTCTTTTTCCGGTAAGACTACTTGAGTTCATCGGGTACGGTTCACCGGTTTCGCCGGAATATTTGGATTTCATTGTGGCCGAGCAGGATTATGAAGAGATAGTGACGGAAATAGTCGAGGCCTTGATGAGAAACAAGGAAAGCTGGGACGTTCTATATCTCTCAGATGTAGACGCAAACTCCCCGGTCTTGCCTTTGCTCAAGAAGCTCCTTTCCGGCGGGAACGTGTTCGTGTGGCAGAGAAATTTCAATGTGTGTCCTTACTTGAGACTGCCCTCAAGCTTGGACGAGCTCTTGAATTCGTATTCCTACAAGAAGAGAAGCGCCGTCAAGAGGACGCGCAAGAAACTGGAGAGTTCCTCCGCAGTCAAGCTCGTTCTCGCAGAAGACCCCGCTTCTCTGCCCCACGCCTTTGAACAGGCGGCTCGCCTGCACCGTCTGTCACGGCAGAAAAAGGGTGAGACGGGTAACTTTTGTAGAAAGAACTACCTGGCCTTTCATCTCAAACTGTCTCAGGTCATTGCCGGCAACGGTTGGCTCTACTTGGCTTTCCTCGAGGTCGATCAGCGTCCGGTTGCATTCCGTTACGGCTACCTTTATGGTTCGAAGTACTATGACTATCAGACCGGCTATGACCCTCAATTCGAGAAGAATCGAGTGGGCGCGGCCATGCTTGGCTACGTTGTGGAAGACCTGATAGCAAAGTCCGTCCGAGAGTTTGATTTCCTGCGCGGAGAACACGAGTACAAGTGGCATTGGACGAAGGAGTTCCGTCGAACTGTGCTTTTCTGCGGCTTCCAGCGCGGCCTGGCCGGTCTGCCCTTGCTCGTGTGGTGGCCGGTCAAGGAGCGAATCAAAAGACTGTTCCTTCCACACAAATCGGAAGTCTCTCATGAGAAGAACTAA